A genomic segment from Bufo bufo chromosome 8, aBufBuf1.1, whole genome shotgun sequence encodes:
- the LOC120978179 gene encoding LOW QUALITY PROTEIN: E3 ubiquitin-protein ligase TRIM39-like (The sequence of the model RefSeq protein was modified relative to this genomic sequence to represent the inferred CDS: inserted 1 base in 1 codon) yields MVQTLLVKLQNRLQALRKELANSVQLKTEEEERAQELQAEVLQKGQMVTAGFEGLRQLLAVEETAINHRLENLEGAIKQRRNKCVSRLNEKVSSLQKVITHLEKSFLISNSHNCQGQKSSVGRHSXSTSSSKTLLILSLRVPLSLDLKTVNRQHVKYVEDALHLAPCPERFDSKPCVLETTGFRLGKHYCQVEVGGGIYWTTGIAKQSVCRKGMFRIEPGRGIWAIGLLGMYTDRYYAFTNPDTLLNPKEQLERVGVFLNCDENSTHL; encoded by the exons ATGGTGCAGACCCTCTT ggtgaAGTTACAAAATCGTCTGCAGGCATTAAGAAAGGAGCTTGCCAATAGTGTCCAACTTAAAACTGAAGAAGAAGAAAGAGCTCAAGAACTTCAGGCTGAAGTTTTACAAAAAGGTCAAATGGTGACTGCAGGCTTTGAAGGTTTGCGACAACTTCTGGCTGTTGAAGAAACAGCCATCAATCACCGTTTAGAAAACCTTGAGGGAGCAATTAAACAGAGGAGAAACAAGTGTGTTAGCAGGCTCAATGAAAAGGTGTCATCGCTCCAAAAAGTCATCACTCACCTTGAAAAAAGTTTTCTCATTTCAAACAGCCATAATTGTCAGGGGCAGAAATCTTCTGTCGGCAGACATT CCTCAACTTCCTCATCCAAAACACTCCTCATTCTGTCTTTACGTGTTCCATTATCCCTGGACCTGAAAACTGTCAACAGACAACATGTGAAATATGTGGAAGATGCACTGCATTTGGCCCCATGTCCAGAGAGGTTCGACTCAAAACCATGTGTTTTGGAAACCACCGGATTCAGATTAGGGAAACATTATtgtcaggtggaggtgggaggaggCATATACTGGACCACTGGAATTGCTAAACAGTCTGTTTGCAGAAAAGGAATGTTTAGAATTGAACCAGGTAGAGGAATATGGGCAATTGGTCTACTTGGCATGTATACAGATAGATACTATGCTTTCACCAACCCTGATACTCTCTTGAATCCTAAGGAACAACTGGAAAGAGTTGGAGTCTTCTTGAACTGTGATGAAAACTCTACCCATCTGTAG